Proteins from a genomic interval of Ramlibacter algicola:
- a CDS encoding polysaccharide deacetylase family protein, whose amino-acid sequence MSKAEPPDRGAPRMSRAAIPILSYHQVDRPPPRGTPVRSLVLPPWRLAAQLQALRALGWQGLSMRELQPYLRGERHGKVVGITFDDGYRNNLRHALPVLQRLGFSATVFMVSGQLGGTNAWDHALGVPPSPLMTAAELREWIDAGMEVGSHTRNHVNLAQCDDTTAREEITGSRLDLEDVLGVPVRSFCYPYGGHRAEHAEMVREAGYTSATTIVSARTQEGDDMFRLPRVSVELDDPIARTVLHVATPWLEWRSRRRGAAALPAAC is encoded by the coding sequence ATGTCGAAGGCCGAGCCACCGGACCGCGGCGCCCCACGGATGAGTCGCGCGGCGATTCCCATCCTGTCGTACCACCAGGTCGACCGGCCGCCGCCGCGTGGCACGCCGGTGCGGTCGCTCGTGTTGCCGCCATGGCGGCTTGCAGCGCAGCTGCAGGCGTTGCGCGCCCTCGGCTGGCAGGGCCTGTCGATGCGCGAGCTGCAACCGTACCTGCGCGGCGAGCGCCACGGCAAGGTCGTCGGGATCACTTTCGACGATGGTTACCGCAACAACCTGCGGCACGCGCTGCCGGTGCTGCAACGGCTGGGCTTCAGCGCGACGGTGTTCATGGTCAGCGGCCAGCTCGGCGGCACGAACGCGTGGGACCACGCGCTGGGCGTGCCGCCATCACCGCTGATGACCGCGGCGGAACTGCGCGAATGGATCGACGCCGGCATGGAGGTGGGCTCGCACACGCGCAACCACGTGAACCTCGCGCAGTGCGACGACACGACCGCGCGCGAGGAGATCACCGGTTCGCGGCTCGACCTCGAGGACGTGCTGGGCGTCCCGGTGCGCAGCTTCTGCTACCCCTACGGCGGCCACCGCGCCGAGCACGCCGAGATGGTCCGCGAAGCCGGCTACACCAGCGCCACCACGATCGTCAGCGCGCGCACGCAGGAGGGCGATGACATGTTCCGGTTGCCGCGCGTGTCCGTGGAACTCGACGACCCGATCGCGCGGACCGTGCTGCACGTCGCCACGCCCTGGCTGGAGTGGCGTTCCCGCCGCCGTGGTGCGGCCGCCTTGCCGGCGGCCTGTTGA
- a CDS encoding formate dehydrogenase subunit gamma, translated as MSRSTELARWIAGAALALVMGGAFAQANQPADSTTAGARPAAPAAAAASAPAAGGLGGIQGQNIFTIKDASNEPDYAKQTNGERAKVQPGNNAPMWRAVGAGAQGYTSLPKSEAPEAGVLVQPFVTYPGSRHTTAGEAWRQVRNNWLIPYGGSLVLIVLGALAIFYFARGPLGHSDALDGGARIERFTPFERAAHWANAIAFSILAISGLVMAFGKFFLLPLIGGQLFGWLTYALKNLHNFVGPLFVVSLIIIFVTFLRDNFPRKGDMRWALRLGGMLSRDPNGELPSHRFNAGEKLVFWGGVLLLGFFVTTSGLVLDKLWPAITYDRQAMQYAHMVHAVSTMLMIVVFLGHIYIGTIGMRGAYTAMRRGWVGEAWAKEHHAYWYDDIRAGKIPAERSTQPAVPAEPARAA; from the coding sequence ATGTCAAGGTCAACTGAACTCGCACGCTGGATCGCAGGCGCCGCACTGGCGCTCGTGATGGGCGGTGCGTTCGCGCAGGCCAACCAGCCGGCGGACAGCACGACGGCCGGCGCCAGGCCGGCGGCACCTGCGGCGGCGGCCGCGTCGGCCCCCGCGGCCGGCGGGCTCGGCGGCATCCAGGGCCAGAACATCTTCACGATCAAGGACGCGAGCAACGAGCCGGACTACGCCAAGCAGACCAATGGCGAGCGCGCCAAGGTCCAGCCGGGCAACAACGCGCCGATGTGGCGCGCGGTCGGCGCCGGCGCGCAGGGCTACACGTCGCTGCCGAAGTCCGAAGCGCCGGAGGCCGGCGTGCTGGTGCAGCCGTTCGTGACCTACCCGGGTTCGCGCCACACCACCGCCGGCGAAGCGTGGCGGCAGGTGCGCAACAACTGGCTCATCCCCTACGGCGGCTCCCTGGTGCTGATCGTGCTGGGCGCGCTGGCGATCTTCTATTTCGCCCGCGGGCCGCTGGGCCACAGCGACGCGCTCGACGGCGGCGCCCGCATCGAGCGCTTCACGCCGTTCGAGCGCGCCGCGCACTGGGCGAACGCCATCGCGTTCAGCATCCTGGCGATCTCCGGCCTGGTGATGGCGTTCGGCAAGTTCTTCCTGTTGCCGCTGATCGGCGGCCAGCTGTTCGGCTGGCTCACGTACGCGCTGAAGAACCTGCACAACTTCGTCGGCCCGCTGTTCGTCGTGTCCCTCATCATCATCTTCGTCACCTTCCTGCGCGACAACTTCCCGCGCAAGGGCGACATGCGCTGGGCGCTGCGCCTGGGCGGCATGCTGTCCAGGGACCCGAACGGCGAGCTGCCGTCGCACCGCTTCAACGCGGGCGAGAAGCTGGTGTTCTGGGGCGGCGTGCTGCTGCTCGGCTTCTTCGTCACCACCTCCGGCCTGGTGCTCGACAAGCTGTGGCCCGCCATCACGTACGACCGCCAGGCGATGCAGTACGCGCACATGGTCCACGCCGTCTCGACGATGCTGATGATCGTGGTGTTCCTGGGCCACATCTACATCGGCACCATCGGCATGCGCGGCGCGTACACCGCCATGCGCCGCGGCTGGGTGGGCGAGGCCTGGGCGAAAGAGCACCACGCCTACTGGTACGACGACATCCGGGCGGGCAAGATCCCCGCCGAACGCAGCACGCAGCCGGCGGTCCCCGCCGAACCTGCCCGAGCCGCCTGA
- a CDS encoding formate dehydrogenase subunit alpha yields the protein MLLTKKPHAGTPARAEGARSPFVHSLQRGLSHALPTLDRRSFLRRSGLGVGVGLAASSLTLVKKAKAAEGRETAVGQGKVEIKRTVCSHCSVGCAVDAVVENGVWVRQEPVFDSPINLGAHCAKGAALREHGHGEYRLRYPMKLVNGKYERISWDQAYNEIAAKMQELRKASGPDSIFWIGSSKHNNEQSYLMRKFVSLWGSNNCDHQARICHSTTVAGVANTWGYGAMTNSYNDMQNSKAALYIGSNAAEAHPVSMLHMLHAKENGTKMIVCDPRFTRTAAKADQYIRFRSGSDIPLLFGILYHVFKNGWEDKKYINDRVYGMDKVREEVLAKWTPDKVFEASGVPEDQVFKAAETLAMNRPSTIVWCMGQTQHSIGNAMVRATCILQLALGNIGVSGGGANIFRGHDNVQGATDIGPNPDSLPGYYGLAEGSWRHFAKGWGVDYDWIKARYASPTMMTKPGMTVSRWIDGVLEKNELIDQDSNLRGVVYWGHAPNSQSRGYEMKKAMDKLDLLVVIDPYPSATAAMAAMPGKEGDLNPNRAVYLLPAATQFETSGSVTASNRSLQWREKVIDPLWESRSDHMIMYQLAEKLGFGKELVKNFKMQKVKGLDEPVPEDILREINKTNWTIGYTGQSPERLKAHMRGMHMFDVKSLRAKGSWVDKETGYDIAGDYFGLPWPCYGTPELKHPGTHVLYNTNQHVMDGGGNFRANFGVEKDGVNLLAEDGSASKGADIQTGYPEFDHVLLKKLGWWDELTDAEKALAEGKNWKTDMSGGIIRVAMKNHGCHCFGNAKARAIVWNFPDGIPQHREPIYSTRPDLVAKYPTHDDKKAFWRLPTLYKTLQQKNLADNVAQKFPLILSSGRLVEYEGGGEETRSNPWLAELQQEAFVEINPKAAADRGIRNGEFVWLHSPTGAKLKVQALVTERVGPDTVWMPFHFSGRWQGVDMLPYYPAGAHPVVRGEAVNTATTYGYDSVTMMQETKTTICNIERFTA from the coding sequence ATGCTGCTCACCAAGAAACCGCACGCCGGCACGCCGGCACGTGCCGAGGGCGCGCGTTCGCCCTTCGTCCACAGCCTGCAGCGCGGCCTGTCGCACGCGCTCCCGACGCTCGATCGCCGCAGCTTCCTGCGCCGCTCGGGCCTGGGCGTCGGCGTCGGCCTCGCCGCCTCCAGCCTGACCCTGGTCAAGAAGGCCAAGGCCGCCGAAGGCCGCGAAACCGCGGTCGGCCAGGGCAAGGTCGAAATCAAGCGCACCGTCTGCTCGCACTGCTCCGTCGGCTGCGCGGTCGACGCGGTGGTCGAGAACGGCGTGTGGGTGCGCCAGGAACCGGTGTTCGATTCGCCGATCAACCTGGGCGCGCACTGCGCCAAGGGCGCGGCGCTGCGCGAGCACGGCCACGGCGAGTACCGCCTGCGCTACCCGATGAAGCTGGTGAACGGCAAGTACGAGCGCATCAGCTGGGACCAGGCCTACAACGAGATCGCCGCGAAGATGCAGGAGCTGCGCAAGGCGAGCGGCCCCGACTCGATCTTCTGGATCGGCTCCTCGAAGCACAACAACGAGCAGTCGTACCTGATGCGCAAGTTCGTCAGCCTGTGGGGCAGCAACAACTGCGACCACCAGGCGCGCATCTGCCACTCCACCACCGTCGCCGGCGTCGCCAACACGTGGGGCTACGGCGCGATGACGAACTCGTACAACGACATGCAGAACAGCAAGGCTGCTCTGTACATCGGGTCGAACGCCGCCGAAGCGCACCCCGTCTCCATGCTGCACATGCTGCACGCCAAGGAGAACGGCACCAAGATGATCGTGTGCGACCCGCGCTTCACGCGCACGGCCGCCAAGGCGGACCAGTACATCCGCTTCCGCTCGGGCAGCGACATCCCGCTGCTGTTCGGCATCCTGTACCACGTCTTCAAGAACGGCTGGGAAGACAAGAAGTACATCAACGACCGCGTCTACGGCATGGACAAGGTCCGCGAGGAAGTGCTCGCCAAGTGGACGCCCGACAAGGTGTTCGAGGCCAGCGGCGTGCCCGAGGACCAGGTGTTCAAGGCCGCCGAGACGCTGGCGATGAACCGCCCGTCCACCATCGTGTGGTGCATGGGCCAGACGCAGCACTCCATCGGCAACGCGATGGTGCGCGCCACCTGCATCCTGCAGCTCGCGCTGGGCAACATCGGCGTGTCCGGCGGCGGCGCGAACATCTTCCGCGGCCACGACAACGTGCAGGGCGCCACCGACATCGGGCCCAACCCCGACTCGCTGCCCGGCTACTACGGCCTGGCCGAAGGCTCCTGGCGCCACTTCGCCAAGGGCTGGGGCGTCGACTACGACTGGATCAAGGCCCGCTACGCCAGCCCGACGATGATGACCAAGCCGGGCATGACCGTCTCGCGCTGGATCGACGGCGTGCTGGAGAAGAACGAGCTGATCGACCAGGACTCCAACCTGCGCGGCGTCGTCTACTGGGGCCACGCGCCCAACTCGCAGTCGCGCGGCTACGAGATGAAGAAGGCGATGGACAAGCTGGACCTGCTCGTCGTCATCGACCCGTACCCGTCGGCCACCGCGGCCATGGCCGCCATGCCGGGCAAGGAGGGCGACCTCAACCCGAACCGCGCGGTGTACCTGCTGCCGGCCGCGACGCAGTTCGAGACCAGCGGCTCGGTGACGGCGTCCAACCGCTCGCTGCAGTGGCGCGAGAAGGTGATCGATCCGCTGTGGGAGAGCCGCAGCGACCACATGATCATGTACCAGCTGGCCGAGAAGCTCGGCTTCGGCAAGGAACTGGTCAAGAACTTCAAGATGCAGAAGGTCAAGGGACTGGACGAACCGGTGCCCGAGGACATCCTGCGCGAGATCAACAAGACCAACTGGACCATCGGCTACACGGGCCAGAGCCCCGAGCGGCTGAAGGCGCACATGCGCGGCATGCACATGTTCGACGTCAAGTCGCTGCGCGCCAAGGGCAGCTGGGTCGACAAGGAAACCGGCTACGACATCGCCGGCGACTACTTCGGCCTGCCCTGGCCCTGCTACGGCACGCCGGAGCTCAAGCACCCCGGCACGCACGTCCTGTACAACACCAACCAGCACGTCATGGACGGCGGCGGCAACTTCCGCGCCAACTTCGGTGTCGAGAAGGACGGCGTCAACCTGCTGGCCGAGGACGGCTCCGCGTCCAAGGGCGCGGACATCCAGACCGGCTACCCCGAGTTCGACCACGTCCTGCTCAAGAAGCTGGGCTGGTGGGACGAACTGACCGATGCCGAGAAGGCGCTGGCCGAGGGCAAGAACTGGAAGACCGACATGTCCGGCGGCATCATCCGCGTGGCCATGAAGAACCACGGCTGCCACTGCTTCGGCAACGCCAAGGCGCGCGCGATCGTCTGGAACTTCCCGGACGGCATCCCGCAGCACCGCGAGCCGATCTACAGCACGCGGCCGGACCTCGTCGCCAAGTACCCGACGCACGACGACAAGAAGGCGTTCTGGCGCCTGCCCACGCTGTACAAGACGCTGCAGCAGAAGAACCTGGCCGACAACGTCGCGCAGAAGTTCCCGCTGATCCTCAGCTCGGGCCGCCTGGTCGAGTACGAAGGCGGCGGCGAAGAGACGCGGTCCAACCCGTGGCTGGCCGAGCTGCAGCAGGAAGCCTTCGTGGAGATCAACCCGAAGGCGGCCGCCGACCGCGGCATCCGCAACGGCGAATTCGTCTGGCTGCACAGCCCGACTGGCGCCAAGCTGAAGGTGCAGGCGCTGGTCACCGAGCGCGTCGGCCCCGATACCGTGTGGATGCCGTTCCACTTCTCCGGCCGCTGGCAGGGCGTCGACATGCTGCCGTACTACCCGGCGGGTGCCCACCCGGTGGTGCGCGGCGAGGCGGTCAACACCGCGACGACTTACGGCTACGACTCCGTCACGATGATGCAGGAGACGAAGACCACGATCTGCAACATCGAGCGGTTCACCGCCTGA
- a CDS encoding formate dehydrogenase accessory sulfurtransferase FdhD — MLPRLTQATAPLTRTIEAVDETGQAQHVAIPAERDLTVYVDKRELVTLMTLGAHPEWLVLGYLRNQRLVRSLDEVESVTVDWEVGSAAVKTRSGIERIEERTSKRVVTTGCGQGSVFGALMDEVESLRLPDATLTQATLYAIVDAIRLQESTYKSAGSVHGCALFRGSELLLFVEDVGRHNAIDTIAGWMWMRPEPVDRGAEPLVFYTTGRLTSEMVIKSAQMGVAIVVSRSGMTEMGWSIADRLGLCTIGRALNRRFLCYTGKERLLIAA; from the coding sequence ATGCTGCCTCGCCTGACCCAGGCCACCGCGCCCCTCACCCGCACCATCGAAGCCGTCGACGAGACCGGCCAGGCGCAGCACGTCGCCATCCCGGCCGAGCGCGACCTCACCGTCTATGTCGACAAGCGCGAACTCGTCACGCTGATGACGCTGGGCGCGCATCCCGAGTGGCTGGTGCTCGGCTACCTGCGCAACCAGCGGCTCGTGCGGTCGCTCGACGAGGTCGAGTCGGTCACCGTCGACTGGGAAGTCGGCAGCGCCGCGGTGAAGACCCGCAGCGGCATCGAACGCATCGAGGAACGCACCAGCAAGCGCGTGGTGACCACCGGCTGCGGCCAGGGCAGCGTGTTCGGCGCGCTGATGGACGAGGTGGAATCGCTGCGCTTGCCCGACGCCACGCTCACGCAGGCCACGCTCTACGCCATCGTCGACGCGATCCGGCTGCAGGAGAGCACGTACAAGTCCGCCGGCTCGGTGCACGGCTGCGCGCTGTTCCGCGGCAGCGAGCTGCTGCTGTTCGTCGAGGACGTCGGCCGCCACAACGCCATCGACACCATCGCGGGCTGGATGTGGATGCGGCCCGAACCCGTCGACCGCGGGGCGGAGCCGCTGGTGTTCTACACGACGGGGCGGCTGACGAGCGAGATGGTGATCAAGTCCGCCCAGATGGGCGTGGCGATCGTCGTGTCCCGCAGTGGCATGACCGAAATGGGCTGGTCCATCGCCGACCGCCTGGGCCTGTGCACCATCGGCCGCGCGCTGAACAGGCGGTTCCTCTGCTACACGGGCAAGGAGCGGCTGCTTATCGCAGCCTGA
- a CDS encoding TorD/DmsD family molecular chaperone yields MSDRPPVSSALDEETARAEVYGLLAQLWYAPPTADMLQAIRLAPTEAPAAGAFLEEPWRALVGSARELDQAALRAEHDALFGGVGKPDVSLFGSQYLTGFLNERPVAQLRDDLRSFGLTRDDAMPETEDHIAFVCEVMRYLIAGEDVEVANLTRQREFFTRHLQPWATQMCEAVEAHPRAKFYAGLASFTRAFLQVEQQGFDLLD; encoded by the coding sequence CTTCCGCGCTGGACGAGGAAACGGCGCGCGCCGAGGTCTACGGCCTGCTCGCGCAACTCTGGTACGCGCCGCCGACGGCAGACATGCTGCAGGCGATCCGGCTCGCGCCGACGGAGGCGCCGGCCGCCGGTGCCTTCCTCGAGGAGCCCTGGCGCGCGCTGGTGGGTTCGGCGCGGGAACTGGACCAGGCCGCGCTTCGCGCGGAACACGACGCGCTGTTCGGCGGCGTCGGCAAGCCGGACGTGTCGCTGTTCGGGTCGCAGTACCTCACCGGCTTCCTGAACGAACGGCCGGTCGCGCAGCTGCGCGACGACCTGCGCTCGTTCGGCCTCACGCGCGACGACGCGATGCCGGAGACCGAGGACCACATTGCCTTCGTGTGCGAGGTCATGCGCTACCTGATCGCGGGCGAGGACGTCGAGGTGGCCAACCTCACGCGCCAGCGCGAGTTCTTCACCCGCCACCTCCAGCCCTGGGCCACCCAGATGTGCGAAGCCGTGGAGGCCCACCCCCGCGCGAAGTTCTACGCCGGCCTGGCGAGCTTCACCCGCGCGTTCCTGCAGGTGGAGCAGCAGGGGTTCGACCTGCTGGACTGA
- the fdh3B gene encoding formate dehydrogenase FDH3 subunit beta, with protein MARMKFICDAERCIECNGCVTACKNEHEIPWGVNRRRVVTLNDGVPGEKSISVACMHCSDAPCMAVCPVNCFYRTEEGVVLHDKDVCIGCGYCSYACPFGAPQFPASGTFGVRGKMDKCTFCAGGPEANGSEAEFDKYGRNRLAEGKLPACAEMCSTKALLAGDGDVVADIFRNRVVKRGKGAEVWGWGTAYGTQQQAAAPTGTKS; from the coding sequence ATGGCCCGAATGAAATTCATCTGCGACGCGGAACGCTGCATCGAATGCAACGGCTGCGTCACCGCGTGCAAGAACGAGCACGAGATCCCCTGGGGCGTGAACCGCCGCCGAGTCGTCACGCTCAATGACGGCGTGCCCGGCGAGAAGTCGATCTCGGTCGCCTGCATGCACTGCTCGGACGCGCCCTGCATGGCGGTGTGCCCGGTCAACTGCTTCTACCGCACCGAGGAAGGCGTCGTGCTGCACGACAAGGACGTGTGCATCGGTTGCGGCTACTGCAGCTACGCCTGCCCGTTCGGCGCGCCACAGTTCCCGGCGTCGGGCACGTTCGGCGTGCGCGGCAAGATGGACAAGTGCACGTTCTGCGCCGGCGGCCCCGAGGCCAACGGCTCGGAGGCCGAGTTCGACAAGTACGGCCGCAACCGCCTGGCCGAAGGCAAGCTGCCCGCCTGCGCCGAGATGTGCTCCACCAAGGCGCTGCTCGCCGGCGACGGCGACGTGGTCGCCGACATCTTCCGCAACCGGGTCGTCAAGCGCGGCAAGGGCGCTGAAGTCTGGGGCTGGGGCACCGCCTACGGCACCCAGCAGCAGGCGGCCGCACCCACGGGGACCAAGTCATGA
- a CDS encoding formate dehydrogenase, giving the protein MPQSPSKLSRRTLFAGAGTAGALATAAALLPGAREAATDLVKAPKEPPARGGGYELSEHVQRYYRTTRV; this is encoded by the coding sequence GTGCCGCAATCCCCCAGCAAGCTGTCGCGCCGCACCTTGTTCGCCGGTGCGGGTACCGCCGGCGCCCTCGCCACCGCCGCGGCCCTGCTGCCCGGCGCGCGCGAAGCCGCCACGGACCTCGTGAAAGCGCCGAAGGAGCCGCCCGCGCGAGGCGGCGGGTACGAGCTCTCCGAGCACGTCCAGCGCTACTACCGCACCACCCGCGTCTAA
- a CDS encoding 4'-phosphopantetheinyl transferase family protein: MQPGSPMQVGAIEVWTARPDGVGASACETLRALLDAGERERADAFRFDVDRNAFILAHALRRMALGTALGADPSELRFGTAAHGRPVLLDAPEAPAFSLTRSRGLVACAVGRVTRLGVDVETVNASVQASVLDPFVVALPDAEPVDLFLQWTALEAYWKAQGTGLSASNPRIGLRPFAGDDCFEVIDGNTLLPVGTVVLRLPAPEGHALALASDELGDVRLVQLDGLATRRFAEEHRGIAICKQRHCAEAQASSIVDP; the protein is encoded by the coding sequence ATGCAACCAGGGAGTCCGATGCAGGTTGGGGCGATCGAGGTGTGGACGGCACGGCCGGACGGCGTCGGCGCCTCCGCGTGCGAGACCCTGCGCGCGCTGCTGGATGCCGGCGAGCGTGAACGCGCCGATGCGTTCCGCTTCGACGTCGACCGCAACGCCTTCATCCTCGCTCACGCCCTGCGCCGCATGGCGCTCGGCACCGCGCTCGGCGCGGACCCGAGCGAGTTGCGTTTCGGCACCGCCGCCCACGGCCGCCCCGTGCTGCTCGATGCGCCAGAGGCGCCCGCCTTCAGCCTCACGCGCAGCCGCGGCCTCGTCGCTTGCGCGGTGGGCCGCGTCACGCGCCTGGGTGTGGACGTGGAAACCGTGAATGCGTCGGTGCAGGCCTCGGTGCTCGACCCCTTCGTGGTCGCGCTGCCCGACGCCGAACCGGTGGACCTGTTCCTGCAATGGACCGCGCTGGAGGCGTACTGGAAGGCGCAGGGCACCGGCCTGTCGGCGTCGAACCCGCGCATCGGGCTGCGGCCGTTCGCGGGCGACGACTGCTTCGAGGTCATCGACGGCAACACGCTGCTGCCCGTCGGCACCGTCGTGTTGCGCCTGCCCGCGCCCGAAGGCCATGCGCTGGCGCTCGCGAGCGACGAACTCGGCGACGTGCGCCTGGTCCAGCTCGACGGGCTGGCCACGCGCCGCTTCGCGGAAGAGCACCGAGGAATTGCAATTTGTAAACAACGTCACTGCGCGGAAGCCCAGGCTTCTAGCATCGTTGATCCGTAA